The following coding sequences lie in one Micropterus dolomieu isolate WLL.071019.BEF.003 ecotype Adirondacks linkage group LG15, ASM2129224v1, whole genome shotgun sequence genomic window:
- the pcca gene encoding propionyl-CoA carboxylase alpha chain, mitochondrial, translating into MAAHRLSPSLNRLLFAVKYGSFQSRCCAAHSNAQYSTVYNPSEETFDKILIANRGEIACRVIKTCQKMGIRTVAVHSDVDSSAVHVKMADEAVCVGPAPTSKSYLNMDAIMDAIRVTGAQAVHPGYGFLSENKEFAKRLAAEGLTFIGPDTDAIQAMGDKIESKLIAKAAKVNTIPGFDGVVKSAEEAVKIAQDIGYPVMIKASAGGGGKGMRIAWNDEETRDGFRFSSQEAASSFGDDRLLIEKYIDNPRHIEIQVLADKHGNALWLNERECSIQRRNQKVVEEAPSTFLDPVTRRAMGEQAVQLARAVQYSSAGTVEFLVDSKKNFYFLEMNTRLQVEHPITECITGLDLVEQMIRVAKGYKLQHKQEDIPINGWAIESRVYAEDPYKSFGLPSIGRLSQYQEPINLSNVRVDSGIQEGSDISIYYDPMISKLVTYGTTRAEALARMEDALDNYVIRGVTHNIPLLREIITHPRFISGDISTNFLPEVYPDGFKGHQLNEDHRRELLAAAAALYITAQLRSQAFLDVLRVSSAPVECSHWELCVELADGWHSVEVTKSGNVYTVEVDGGKVEVSGQWNLASPLLPLTINGTHRMLQCLSRDASGKIVLQYLGTSFKVRVLTKLAAELNSYMPEKVPEDTSSILRSPMPGTVVAVSVKPGDTVAEGQEICVIEAMKMQNSLTAVKQAKVKSVHCKPGETVGEGDLLVELE; encoded by the exons ATGGCGGCGCACAGGCTCTCTCCATCACTGAACAGGCTGCTGTTTGCCGTAAAG TATGGCTCATTCCAGTCCAGATGCTGTGCAGCACACAGCAACGCTCAGTATTCCACTGTGTACAATCCCAGTGAAGAG ACCTTTGATAAGATCCTCATCGCCAACAGAGGAGAGATTGCTTGCAGG GTGATCAAGACATGTCAGAAGATGGGCATCCGGACTGTAGCTGTTCACAGTGATGTAGACTCCAGTGCT gttcATGTAAAGATGGCTGATGAGGCAGTGTGTGTTGGCCCCGCCCCCACCAGCAAGAGTTACTTGAACATGGACGCCATCATGGATGCCATCAGAGTGACTGGAGCACAAGCT GTTCATCCCGGTTATGGGTTTCTCTCTGAAAACAAAGAGTTTGCAAAGCGACTG GCAGCAGAGGGCTTGACTTTCATTGGCCCCGACACCGACGCTATCCAGGCAATGGGAGATAAAATTGAGAGCAAGCTGATCGCTAAGGCTGCTAAGGTCAACACTATCCCAGGATTTGATGGAGTCGTCAAG AGTGCGGAGGAGGCTGTAAAGATCGCACAGGACATTG GCTACCCAGTGATGATCAAAGCatctgcaggaggaggagggaaaggaATGAGGATTGCTTGGAATGATGAGGAGACAAG GGACGGTTTCCGGTTCTCATCCCAGGAGGCAGCATCCAGCTTTGGAGATGACAGGCTGCTTATTGAGAAATACATAGACAACCCCAGACACATAGAGATACAG GTGCTGGCTGATAAACATGGTAATGCTCTGTGGCTGAATGAGAGGGAGTGCTCTATCCAGAGGAGGAACCAGAAGGTGGTGGAAGAAGCTCCCAG TACATTCCTGGACCCAGTGACACGGCGGGCGATGGGTGAGCAGGCAGTGCAGCTGGCCAGGGCTGTACAGTACTCTTCTGCCGGCACCGTGGAGTTCCTGGTGGATTCTAAGAAGAACTTCTACTTCCTGGAGATGAACACAAGACTACAG GTGGAACATCCAATCACGGAGTGTATTACCGGCCTGGACCTGGTGGAGCAGATGATCAGGGTTGCCAAGGGTTACAAACTGCAGCACAAACAGGAAGATATCCCAATAAACGGCTGGGCCATTGAGAGCCGCGTCTAcgctgag GATCCTTACAAGTCTTTTGGCCTTCCCTCCATTGGTCGGCTGTCTCAATACCAAGAGCCAATCAACCTCAGCAAT GTCCGTGTAGACAGCGGCATCCAGgagggaagtgacatcagcatcTACTACGATCCCATGATCTCTAAG TTGGTTACCTATGGAACGACACGGGCTGAAGCCCTTGCCAGGATGGAGGACGCTCTGGACAACTACGTTATCAGAG GTGTGACCCACAACATTCCCCTCCTGCGGGAAATCATCACCCACCCTCGCTTTATATCCGGTGACATCAGCACCAACTTCCTGCCCGAGGTTTACCCCGACGGCTTCAAAGGACACCAGCTGAATGAGGACCACCGCAGGGAGCTGCTGGCCGCGGCAGCAGCGCTCTACATCACTGCTCAGCTCCGTTCACAGGCATTCCTGGACGTCCTGAG gGTGTCCTCTGCCCCTGTGGAATGTAGCCACTGGGAGCTGTGTGTGGAGCTGGCAGACGGATGGCATTCTGTGGAGGTTACCAAATCAGGAAATGTTTATACT gTGGAGGTAGATGGAGGAAAGGTGGAAGTCAGTGGACAGTGGAACCTGGCGTCCCCGCTGCTGCCACTCACTATCAACGGCACACACAGGATGctgcag tgTCTGTCCAGAGATGCTTCAGGAAAGATTGTCCTGCAGTACCTGGGCACATCG TTTAAGGTTCGCGTTCTGACCAAGCTGGCTGCAGAGTTGAACTCCTATATGCCAGAGAAGGTTCCGGAAGACACCAGCAGCATCTTACGGTCACCGATGCCCGGCACAGTGGTGGCTGTGTCCGTCAAGCCTGGAGATACG GTTGCAGAGGGTCAGGAGATCTGTGTGATCGAAGCCATGAAGATGCAGAACAGTTTGACTGCGGTCAAGCAAGCAAAG GTTAAGAGTGTCCACTGTAAGCCAGGGGAGACGGTGGGAGAGGGAGACCTGCTGGTGGAGCTTGAATAA
- the LOC123984148 gene encoding zinc finger protein ZIC 4-like isoform X2, which translates to MKRTAVVARHNGLVSPLGNNNSGASSIVSPPQPRATSISASADSGVVGGMDGLLDFSKGPTVKTELVCKWIDRTSSRQRLGRTATSVCDQTFSSMHELVDHVTTEHVAAGLETLSHVCMWDECMRGGKAFKAKYKLINHIRVHTGEKPFSCAFPNCGKMFARSENLKIHTRTHTGEKPFQCEFCERRFANSSDRKKHSQVHTASKPYDCKALGCTKSYTHPSSLRKHMKVHVKSSPTSEPQDANAHFPLLSNHELDISSASEVDNKLLLQSSSPMAMPLDLSLSGLKNQLAQKQQSGRTPRRSQRSVNPALPQLSNIKEWYVCTRTTAPHFPLLHPDHIKSEPSDDEEYVT; encoded by the exons ATGAAGCGGACGGCTGTAGTGGCCAGGCACAATGGCCTCGTCTCTCCGCTGGGGAACAACAACTCCGGGGCTTCGAGCATCGTCTCACCACCACAGCCGCGAGCCACTAGCATCTCCGCTTCTGCCGACAGCGGTGTCGTCGGTGGGATGGACGGCCTACTGGATTTCTCCAAAGGCCCCACCGTCAAAACTGAACTGGTCTGCAAATGGATTGACCGAACTTCTTCGAGACAGAGGCTTGGGCGGACGGCGACATCCGTCTGCGACCAAACTTTCAGCTCCATGCACGAGCTGGTGGACCACGTCACCACCGAGCATGTAGCGGCGGGTCTCGAGACCCTCAGTCACGTCTGCATGTGGGACGAGTGTATGCGCGGCGGGAAGGCGTTCAAAGCCAAATACAAACTCATCAACCACATTCGCGTGCACACCGGGGAGAAGCCCTTTTCATGCGCATTTCCCAACTGCGGCAAGATGTTCGCACGCTCCGAGAACCTCAAGATccacacgcgcacgcacactg gtgAAAAGCCATTCCAGTGTGAGTTTTGTGAACGACGCTTTGCCAACAGCAGCGACCGGAAGAAGCACTCACAGGTCCACACGGCCTCGAAGCCCTACGACTGCAAGGCCCTGGGCTGCACCAAGTCCTACACCCACCCCAGCTCCCTGCGCAAACACATGAAGGTCCACGTCAAGTCGTCACCTACCTCTGAACCCCAGGACGC AAATGCTCATTTTCCTCTTCTGTCCAATCATGAATTGGATATCAGCTCAGCCAGCGAAGTGGACAataagctgctgctgcagagttCATCTCCAATGGCAATGCCTCTGGATCTCTCTCTGTCAGGCCTGAAGAATCAGCTGGCCCAGAAGCAGCAGAGTGGCAGGACTCCACGGAGGAGCCAGCGCTCAGTCAACCCAGCCTTACCTCAGTTGTCTAACATTAAGGAGTGGTATGTCTGTACCAGGACTACGGCGCCACATTTTCCTCTACTTCACCCAGACCACATCAAATCAGAACCTAGTGATGACGAGGAGTACGTCACGTAG
- the LOC123984148 gene encoding zinc finger protein ZIC 4-like isoform X1, which yields MKRTAVVARHNGLVSPLGNNNSGASSIVSPPQPRATSISASADSGVVGGMDGLLDFSKGPTVKTELVCKWIDRTSSRQRLGRTATSVCDQTFSSMHELVDHVTTEHVAAGLETLSHVCMWDECMRGGKAFKAKYKLINHIRVHTGEKPFSCAFPNCGKMFARSENLKIHTRTHTGEKPFQCEFCERRFANSSDRKKHSQVHTASKPYDCKALGCTKSYTHPSSLRKHMKVHVKSSPTSEPQDAYDSIAHQLQQPHQALLEPLDLKINRLSPSLANRNAHFPLLSNHELDISSASEVDNKLLLQSSSPMAMPLDLSLSGLKNQLAQKQQSGRTPRRSQRSVNPALPQLSNIKEWYVCTRTTAPHFPLLHPDHIKSEPSDDEEYVT from the exons ATGAAGCGGACGGCTGTAGTGGCCAGGCACAATGGCCTCGTCTCTCCGCTGGGGAACAACAACTCCGGGGCTTCGAGCATCGTCTCACCACCACAGCCGCGAGCCACTAGCATCTCCGCTTCTGCCGACAGCGGTGTCGTCGGTGGGATGGACGGCCTACTGGATTTCTCCAAAGGCCCCACCGTCAAAACTGAACTGGTCTGCAAATGGATTGACCGAACTTCTTCGAGACAGAGGCTTGGGCGGACGGCGACATCCGTCTGCGACCAAACTTTCAGCTCCATGCACGAGCTGGTGGACCACGTCACCACCGAGCATGTAGCGGCGGGTCTCGAGACCCTCAGTCACGTCTGCATGTGGGACGAGTGTATGCGCGGCGGGAAGGCGTTCAAAGCCAAATACAAACTCATCAACCACATTCGCGTGCACACCGGGGAGAAGCCCTTTTCATGCGCATTTCCCAACTGCGGCAAGATGTTCGCACGCTCCGAGAACCTCAAGATccacacgcgcacgcacactg gtgAAAAGCCATTCCAGTGTGAGTTTTGTGAACGACGCTTTGCCAACAGCAGCGACCGGAAGAAGCACTCACAGGTCCACACGGCCTCGAAGCCCTACGACTGCAAGGCCCTGGGCTGCACCAAGTCCTACACCCACCCCAGCTCCCTGCGCAAACACATGAAGGTCCACGTCAAGTCGTCACCTACCTCTGAACCCCAGGACGCGTACGACTCCATCGCTCATCAACTTCAACAACCTCATCAGGCTCTCCTCGAGCCTCTCGACCTTAAAATTAACCGCCTCTCTCCGTCACTTGCCAACAGAAATGCTCATTTTCCTCTTCTGTCCAATCATGAATTGGATATCAGCTCAGCCAGCGAAGTGGACAataagctgctgctgcagagttCATCTCCAATGGCAATGCCTCTGGATCTCTCTCTGTCAGGCCTGAAGAATCAGCTGGCCCAGAAGCAGCAGAGTGGCAGGACTCCACGGAGGAGCCAGCGCTCAGTCAACCCAGCCTTACCTCAGTTGTCTAACATTAAGGAGTGGTATGTCTGTACCAGGACTACGGCGCCACATTTTCCTCTACTTCACCCAGACCACATCAAATCAGAACCTAGTGATGACGAGGAGTACGTCACGTAG